A window of the Citrus sinensis cultivar Valencia sweet orange chromosome 9, DVS_A1.0, whole genome shotgun sequence genome harbors these coding sequences:
- the LOC127899868 gene encoding secreted RxLR effector protein 161-like, which yields MSSSDKLVKNRGAAFENPSLYRSLIGSLQYITLTRPEIAFTVNKLSQFLAAPTVIHWQTCKRLLRYLQSTADFGLQFFNTGKLTLTAFSDANWGSNLDDRKSVSGYCIYLGDNLISWSSKKQQIVSRSTVESEYRALALAVSEVLWISYVLKELKMPPLQVPVLHCDNKSAEALASNPKYHSCTKHIELDLHFVRDHIAHNEVHVSHVPSCDQVADVLTKPLAFDQFNYLRSKLNVIPRP from the coding sequence ATGAGCTCAAGTGATAAACTAGTCAAAAACAGAGGAGCAGCCTTTGAAAATCCTTCACTGTATAGGAGTTTGATTGGTTCTCTACAGTATATTACTTTAACAAGGCCTGAAATTGCATTCACAGTGAATAAACTCAGTCAGTTCCTTGCTGCCCCAACTGTCATACACTGGCAAACATGTAAAAGACTCTTGAGATATTTGCAGAGCACAGCAGATTTTGGCTTACAATTTTTCAATACTGGGAAACTTACTCTCACAGCATTTTCAGATGCAAATTGGGGATCAAACTTGGATGACAGAAAATCTGTTAGTGGATATTGTATTTACTTGGGTGATAATTTGATCTCTTGGTCCTCCAAGAAACAACAGATAGTCTCAAGAAGCACAGTTGAGTCAGAATATCGAGCTTTGGCATTAGCAGTGTCTGAAGTGCTTTGGATATCTTATGTGCTTAAAGAGTTGAAGATGCCACCATTACAAGTTCCAGTTCTTCACTGTGATAATAAGAGTGCTGAAGCTCTGGCTAGTAATCCCAAGTATCACTCATGCACTAAGCACATTGAGCTGGACTTGCATTTTGTTCGTGATCACATAGCTCACAATGAAGTTCATGTTAGTCATGTTCCAAGTTGTGATCAAGTGGCAGATGTTCTCACCAAACCCTTGGCCTTTGATCAGTTCAATTATCTTAGGTCCAAGCTCAATGTCATTCCAAGACCTTGA